The Lactuca sativa cultivar Salinas chromosome 2, Lsat_Salinas_v11, whole genome shotgun sequence genome includes a window with the following:
- the LOC111899924 gene encoding 1-acyl-sn-glycerol-3-phosphate acyltransferase 2 has translation MAIAAVVVLPIGLLFLLSGLIINFLQAFFFVLVRPCSKNMYRKINACLAQLLWLELIWLFDWWAHIKVDLFIDSETLELMGKEHVLLICNHKSDIDWLIGWVLAQRSGCLGSTLALVKKSLKFLPVIGWSMWFTEYIFLERNWSKDENILMEGFENLRDFPMPFWLAVFVEGTRFTHAKLLAAQEYAIATKSPVPRNVLIPRTKGFVAAVNHLRSFVPAIYNCTVAIPKNEPLPTILRMFRGRSSTVHVHVKRHLIRELPHTDVDIRQWCRDIFLEKDASLELHQSENTFGDMECHGIGRPKKSLYVVIIWSCLLLFGVFKFFEWCSFSWEAITFCAILLLFVMICMQILIVFSQSEQSNPPEASTLNTEDAMNQKLIP, from the exons ATGGCCATCGCAGCGGTGGTGGTTTTGCCTATCGGCTTACTATTTCTTCTATCTGGACTTATCATCAATTTTCTCCAG GCATTCTTCTTTGTCCTTGTTCGTCCATGTTCAAAAAATATGTACAGGAAGATCAATGCTTGTCTTGCACAACTCCTGTGGTTGGAGCTCATATGGCTTTTCGACTGGTGGGCACACATTAAG GTTGATCTATTTATAGATTCTGAAACACTTGAATTAATGG GTAAGGAGCATGTACTCCTTATTTGCAACCATAAAAGTGACATTGATTGGCTCATTGGATGGGTCTTGGCTCAG CGTTCAGGTTGTCTTGGTAGCACTCTTGCTTTGGTTAAAAAATCATTAAAATTTCTTCCG GTTATTGGGTGGTCAATGTGGTTTACTGAATATATCTTTCTGGAAAGAAACTGGTCTAAAGATGAGAATATACTGATG GAAGGCTTTGAAAACCTAAGAGATTTCCCAATGCCTTTCTGGTTAGCTGTTTTTGTAGAAGGGACACGGTTTACACATGCAAAGCTTCTTGCTGCTCAGGAATATGCTATTGCAACAAAGTCACCTGTTCCTAGGAATGTTTTGATCCCTCGAACAAAG GGTTTTGTTGCTGCAGTCAATCACTTGCGCTCATTTGTTCCAGCAATTTACAATTGTACAGTGGCAATTCCTAAAAATGAGCCATTGCCAACAATCTTGAGAATGTTCAGAGGAAGATCTTCCACA GTACATGTGCATGTCAAAAGACACTTGATTCGTGAGTTGCCACATACTGATGTCGACATTAGACAATGGTGTAGAGACATATTTCTTGAAAAG GATGCTTCATTGGAGCTACATCAGTCTGAAAACACATTTGGTGACATGGAATGTCATGGCATTGGTAGACCAAAGAAATCATTATAT GTTGTTATTATTTGGTCATGTCTTTTATTATTTGGAGTATTTAAATTCTTCGAATGGTGTTCATTCTCTTGGGAAGCGATAACATTTTGTGCAATACTCTTGTTGTTTGTTATGATCTGCATGCAAATCCTCATTGTTTTTTCTCAATCTGAACAATCAAATCCTCCCGAAGCATCAACACTTAATACTGAAGACGCCATGAACCAGAAGCTCATTCCATGa